The proteins below are encoded in one region of Synchiropus splendidus isolate RoL2022-P1 chromosome 13, RoL_Sspl_1.0, whole genome shotgun sequence:
- the agla gene encoding glycogen debranching enzyme has translation MLPQHLRQIRVLMLNEKENLERTLFRLDQGFELQFRLGPSLQGRKVTVYTNYPPEGQPFKREAFRCLEWTHTTGSEDDSDKFCSLNLKVAGSYQYYFASGKDTKRSGSGYIVVDPLLRVGADNHVLPLDCITIQTYLSKCLGHLDDWPDRLRVAKESGYNMIHFTPLQTLGESRSCYSLADQLSFSPEFSPAGRNYDWEDVGALVTKLRTEWDMLCITDVVYNHTAANSVWIKEHPECGYNMVNSPHLRPAWVLDRAIWHLTTGIADGLYTDRGLPADISNESHLNAIRGVLWQDVFPQLKLWEFFQVLVDSAVDQFRTLLQSGTKPDHKKTGGKKGLKIIQDQNYRRYGNMVDMDSALETFVPHSSSSHHIEDCCGWLRQKLNELNKEQHHIVHQHQEQAVNCIIGNVVYERLAEHGPKLGPVSRKNPLVTRYFTFPYKDMTLEQEMLLLNDPDKMCNFLAHNGWVMGDDPLRNFAEPGSNVYLRRELICWGDSVKLRYGKGPEDCPYLWAHMQKYTEITAKYFHGVRLDNCHSTPLHVAEFLLDVARKVCPNLYVVAELFTGSEELDNVFVTRLGISSLIREAMSAGDSHEEGRLVYRYGGEPVGAFVQPSLRPLMPSIAHAMFLDVTHDNECPIQLRSSLDSLPSSAIVSMACCATGSTRGYDEMVPHQISVVKEERFYPKWNPTASPSSPGEVGFQTGIIAGKLALNKLHQELAAQGFIQVYVDQVDSDIVAVTRHCPSTHQSVVSVCRTAFWNPKTHQYNNSVPPMFIPGKIEEVVLEARTVERSAGGYKKDDKYINGLPDYTVEIKEHIPLQESTVVKQAGVTSKGRSEFVQEITFQKLTPGSVIAFRVSLDPTAQKLVGVLRHYLSQFSPKYKKGSVADDNPPEALLKPLAQLMSKLTLADMNILLFRCNSEEKEDGGGCYDIPGWESFKYAGLQGLMSVLADIRPNNDLGHPVCSNLRQGDWLIDFVSNRLVHREGPLAEVGQWLKAMFDYLKHIPRYLIPSYFDAIMVATYTTALDATFKLMSSFVQNGSSFVRHLALGSLQMCGVGRFSALPPLSAALNDVPYRLNPITGQKEQCCVSLAAGLPHFSSGIFRCWGRDTFIALRGLMLLTGRHTEARNIILAFAGTLRHGLIPNLLGEGRCARYNCRDAVWWWLQCIQDYATHVPQGEDILRCPVTRMYPSDNCEPAKPGEVEQPLYDVIQEALQRHLEGIAFRERNAGPKIDMNMRDEGFNVATKVDPETGFVSGGNRFNCGTWMDKMGESERARNKGMPATPRDGAAVEIVGLSKSAVRWVVQLHAKGLFPYDGAKVSRNGSEVFISYSQWNHQLQQSFEPGFWVSGEPGDPHEKHPELVHKKGIYKDSYGASSPWCDYQLRPNFTIAMVVAPELFTVERAWKALEMAEKKLLGPLGMKTLDPDDMVYCGVYDNALDNDNYNLAKGFNYHQGPEWLWPVGYFLRAKLFFAKKLGDETLAQTVTLVKNVLSRHYTHLERSPWRGLPELTNENGQFCPFSCETQAWSLATVLEVLHDL, from the exons ATGTTGCCTCAACACCTCAGGCAGATCCGAGTCCTGATGCTCAACGAGAAAGAGAACCTTGAGAGGACTTTATTCAGACTCGACCAAG GCTTTGAGCTCCAGTTCCGCCTTGGTCCAAGTCTGCAGGGAAGGAAGGTCACTGTCTACACGAACTACCCACCTGAGGGACAGCCGTTCAAACGAGAGGCTTTCCGCTGTCTGGAATGGACTCACACGacaggaagtgaggatgactcGGACAAATTCTGCTCCCTGAATCTCAAAGTAGCCGGATCTTACCAGTACTACTTTGCGTCAGG CAAAGATACCAAGAGGTCCGGCAGTGGATATATTGTTGTGGATCCACTCCTGCGCGTCGGAGCAGACAACCACGTCCTTCCTTTAGACTGCATCACCATCCAAACCTACCTGTCCAAATGTCTGGGACATCTAGACGACTGGCCCGACCGCCTGAGGGTAGCCAAGGAGTCAG GCTACAACATGATCCACTTCACGCCGCTGCAGACCCTGGGAGAGTCGCGGTCCTGCTACTCCCTGGCAGATCAGCTGTCTTTCAGCCCGGAGTTCAGTCCTGCTGGACGTAACTACGACTGGGAGGACGTGGGCGCACTGGTGACCAAGCTGAGGACAGAGTGGGACATGCTGTGCATCACTGATGTGGTGTACAACCACACAG CTGCAAACAGTGTTTGGATCAAGGAGCATCCCGAGTGCGGCTACAACATGGTCAACTCTCCTCACCTGCGTCCGGCCTGGGTGCTGGACCGAGCTATCTGGCATTTGACCACAGGAATAGCAGATGGACTCTACACAGACCGCGGACTCCCTGCTGATATCAGTAATGAAAGCCACCTGAAT GCTATTCGGGGCGTTTTGTGGCAGGATGTGTTTCCTCAACTCAAACTGTGGGAGTTCTTCCAAGTCCTAGTGGACAGTGCTGTGGACCAGTTCAGAACCCTCCTCCAATCCG GAACTAAACCAGACCATAAGAAGACTGGAGGGAAAAAGGGGCTGAAGATAATCCAGGACCAGAACTACCGGCGTTATggcaacatggtggacatggACTCTGCTCTGGAGACATTTGTCCCACACAG CTCCTCCTCACATCACATAGAGGACTGCTGCGGTTGGCTGAGGCAGAAACTGAACGAGCTGAACAAGGAGCAACACCACATCGTCCATCAGCATCAGGAGCAG GCAGTCAACTGCATCATAGGGAATGTTGTGTACGAGAGGCTGGCGGAACATGGCCCCAAGCTGGGTCCTGTTAGCAGGAAAAACCCCCTGGTTACCAg GTACTTCACCTTCCCTTACAAGGACATGACTCTGGAGCAGGAGATGCTGCTCCTGAATGACCCAGATAAAATGTGTAATTTCCTAGCACACAATGGGTGGGTGATGGGGGACGATCCGCTGCGCAACTTTGCAGAACCAG GGTCAAATGTCTACCTGCGCCGCGAGCTGATATGTTGGGGCGACAGTGTTAAGCTTCGCTATGGTAAAGGACCAGAGGACTGCCCGTACCTGTGGGCTCACATGCAGAAGTACACTGAAATCACAGCTAAATACTTCCACGGAGTCCGTCTGGACAACTGCCACTCCACACCGCTGCACGTTGCTGAG TTTTTGCTGGATGTGGCCAGGAAAGTGTGTCCTAACCTGTATGTGGTGGCTGAGCTGTTCACCGGCAGTGAAGAGCTGGACAATGTCTTCGTAACCAGGCTAGGAATCTCATCGCTGATACGAG AGGCCATGTCTGCCGGGGACAGCCACGAGGAGGGCAGACTGGTCTATCGTTACGGCGGCGAGCCGGTGGGAGCCTTCGTTCAGCCCAGTCTGCGCCCTCTCATGCCCTCCATCGCTCACGCCATGTTCCTGGACGTGACGCATGACAACGAGTGTCCGATacag CTACGGTCATCTCTAGACTCTCTGCCCAGCTCTGCTATTGTGTCGATGGCCTGCTGTGCGACCGGATCCACCAGGGGATACGATGAAATGGTCCCTCATCAG ATCTCTGTAGTGAAGGAGGAACGTTTTTACCCCAAGTGGAACCCCACTGCATCCCCGTCCTCACCTGGTGAGGTTGGTTTCCAGACTGGTATCATCGCTGGGAAGCTGGCTCTCAACAAGCTGCACCAGGAGCTGGCAGCACAAGGATTCATACAG GTGTATGTAGACCAGGTTGATTCCGACATCGTCGCTGTGACCCGTCACTGTCCATCGACTCACCAGTCAGTGGTGTCGGTGTGTAGAACAGCCTTCTGGAACCCCAAAACCCACCAGTACAACAACAGTGTCCCCCCCATGTTTATACCAG GGAAGATTGAGGAAGTGGTGTTGGAAGCCAGGACGGTGGAGAGGAGCGCCGGAGGTTATAAGAAAGATGACAAGTACATCAACGGCCTGCCAGACTACACTGTGGAAATAAAGGAGCACATACCA TTGCAGGAAAGCACGGTGGTGAAGCAAGCTGGAGTGACATCTAAAGGCCGCTCTGAGTTTGTGCAGGAAATCACCTTCCAGAAGTTGACACCAGGAAGTGTTATCGCGTTCAG gGTCAGTTTAGATCCCACGGCTCAGAAGTTGGTCGGTGTTCTGAGGCATTACCTGTCCCAGTTCAgtccaaaatacaaaaaaggaagCGTGGCTGACGACAATCCACCCGAGGCTCTGCTGAAACCACTGGCTCA gtTGATGTCTAAACTGACACTGGCCGACATGAACATCCTGCTGTTTCGCTGCAActctgaggagaaggaggacgGCGGAGGCTGCTACGACATCCCTGGGTGGGAGAGCTTCAAGTACGCTGGACTGCAAG GGTTGATGTCGGTGCTGGCTGATATCCGCCCCAACAACGACCTGGGTCACCCCGTGTGTTCCAACCTCAGACAGGGCGACTGGCTGATCGACTTTGTCTCCAACAGACTGGTGCACAGAGAGGGACCACTGGCAGAG GTGGGACAGTGGTTGAAGGCCATGTTCGACTACCTGAAACACATCCCGCGCTACCTCATCCCCTCATACTTTGATGCCATCATGGTGGCTACGTACACCACCGCTCTGGACGCAACTTTCAAGCTCATGTCCAG CTTTGTGCAGAATGGCTCCAGCTTTGTCCGTCACCTTGCGCTGGGCTCTCTCCAGATGTGTGGAGTGGGCCGCTTCTctgccctccctcctctctctgccgCTTTGAACGATGTTCCGTACCGGCTCAACCCCATCACCGGTCAGAAGGAGCAGTGCTGCGTCTCCTTAGCCGCAG GTCTCCCGCATTTCTCCTCCGGGATCTTCCGCTGCTGGGGAAGAGACACTTTTATTGCTCTGAGAGGACTCATGCTGCTCACTGGGCGACACACGGAGGCCCG CAACATCATCCTGGCCTTTGCTGGAACCTTGCGTCACGGTTTGATCCCAAACCTCCTGGGTGAGGGTCGCTGCGCCAGATACAACTGCCGTGACGCTGTGTGGTGGTGGCTGCAGTGCATCCAG GACTACGCCACCCACGTGCCTCAGGGTGAGGACATCCTCCGCTGCCCGGTCACACGCATGTACCCCAGTGACAACTGCGAGCCGGCCAAACCTGGAGAGGTG GAGCAACCCCTCTATGACGTGATCCAAGAGGctctgcagcgccacctggagGGGATCGCCTTCAGAGAGCGGAACGCTGGACCCAAGATCGACATGAACATGAGAGATGAAG GGTTCAACGTGGCCACTAAGGTGGATCCAGAGACTGGCTTTGTCAGCGGAGGAAACCGCTTCAACTGTGGCACATGGATGGATAAGATgggggagagcgagagagcCAGGAACAAAGGCATGCCAGCTACGCCCAG GGATGGCGCTGCAGTAGAAATCGTGGGTCTGAGTAAGTCTGCTGTTCGTTGGGTGGTGCAGCTGCACGCCAAAGGACTCTTCCCTTACGACGGTGCTAAAGTCAGCAGAAATG GTTCCGAGGTGTTCATCTCCTACTCCCAATGGAACCATCAGCTCCAGCAGTCCTTTGAGCCTGGCTTCTGGGTGTCGGGGGAGCCGGGGGACCCCCACGAGAAACACCCTGAGCTGGTTCACAAGAAGGGCATTTACAAGGACAGCTACGGAGCATCCAGCCCCTGGTGCGACTATCAGCTGCGGCCCAACTTCACCATCGCCATGGTGGTG gcCCCGGAGCTCTTCACTGTAGAGAGAGCGTGGAAGGCTCTGGAAATGGCAGAGAAGAAACTACTGGGACCACTGGGGATGAAAACGCTCGACCCCGA TGACATGGTGTACTGCGGTGTGTACGACAACGCTCTGGATAACGACAACTACAACCTGGCAAAGGGATTCAACTACCACCAAGGACCG GAGTGGCTGTGGCCGGTGGGTTACTTCCTGCGAGCGAAGCTGTTCTTCGCTAAGAAGTTGGGGGATGAAACATTGGCCCAGACGGTGACTCTGGTGAAGAATGTGCTGTCGAGACACTACACACATCTGGAGAG GTCTCCGTGGCGAGGTCTTCCGGAGCTGACCAACGAGAACGGTCAGTTCTGTCCATTCAGCTGCGAGACGCAGGCGTGGTCCCTGGCCACCGTGCTGGAGGTCCTGCACGACCTGTAG
- the LOC128769269 gene encoding palmdelphin-like → MGISMEERGLLRERLHAITEKHRIQGDIRLKKQELDQEKLKLQHLKKRCLREQWLLQDSSSHNAAESPRQKKLLSDQQQTRALEKNIFRIEKELESLEREESLISTNESFILNRLKVVEKSPADIIKEAQKSFVADVPQSNTMTPNVALLDENTEEQDVFAMEVSVAKNLLTGESTVLSATRVQPEDIHQSAGQKVYVDSRSCVYALDSQEDSRRLSRMSVLSADEVEQLLRNAAQNKVNHQRSVHNHHRGAPRCCYNHKDEWENREGPLRPTVSHHGASNKTFERDCRESRSKIMLEELRRARQERQKCREERRNSSCLRCGQKDQLPQGQRRSLQDDHHGSHHTCHITRSCSSVSQCLPPRSHDPEEVSCHHPRLRYTPASHIPLDDYVSVEQEQVYCYNGGPAPSPLCEDDAPYTILNSLDTSEPITAVFMGFHTTEDDRSRDFEGSLKAELIVISDDADDKMDKRAKQGQRLQGAAVSSSVNGGGRTQKGPSVRKIHKKHKACCSVC, encoded by the exons GATCAGCATGGAAGAGCGGGGTCTTCTGAGAGAGAGACTTCACGCCATCACT gAGAAGCATCGCATTCAAGGGGACATCAGACTGAAGAAGCAGGAGCTGGACCAGGAGAAGCTCAAACTGCAGCATCTAAAG AAACGCTGCTTGAGAGAACAGTGGCTCCTCCAGGACTCCTCTTCCCACAATGCAGCAGAATCACCGCGGCAGAAGAAACTTCTGTCTGACCAACAGCAGACGAGAGctctggagaaaaacatcttTAG AATAGAGAAAGAGCTGGAGTCTCTGGAGAGGGAGGAGTCTCTCATCTCCACTAATGAGAGCTTCATCCTGAACAGACTGAAGGTGGTGGAGAAGAGTCCAGCCGACATCATTAAG GAGGCCCAGAAGAGTTTTGTGGCAG ATGTGCCACAGAGCAACACTATGACCCCTAATGTCGCGCTGcttgatgaaaacactgaagagcAAG ATGTGTTCGCCATGGAGGTCAGCGTTGCCAAAAACCTGCTGACTGGAGAGAGCACAGTCCTCTCGGCTACCAGGGTTCAACCCGAGGACATTCACCAGAGCGCTGGGCAGAAGGTTTATGTAGACTCAAGGAGCTGTGTGTACGCGCTTGACTCGCAGGAG GACTCTCGACGTCTGAGCCGGATGTCGGTGCTGTCAGCCGACGAGGTGGAACAGTTGCTGAGGAACGCGGCGCAGAACAAAGTCAACCACCAACGTTCAGTCCACAACCACCACAGGGGGGCGCCACGTTGCTGTTACAACCACAAAGATGAGTGGGAGAACAGAGAGGGGCCACTCCGACCGACCGTCAGTCACCACGGTGCAAGTAATAAGACATTTGAGCGCGACTGCAGAGAGAGCAGGTCCAAGATCatgctggaggagctgaggcGAGCTCGGCAGGAACGGCAGAAGTGCCGGGAAGAGAGGAGAAACTCGAGCTGTCTCAGGTGTGGACAGAAGGATCAACTGCCCCAGGGCCAGCGGCGCTCTTTGCAGGACGATCACCATGGAAGCCACCACACCTGCCACATCaccagaagctgcagcagcgtgAGCCAGTGTCTGCctcccaggtcacatgacccggaGGAGGTGAGCTGCCATCACCCCCGGCTGCGCTACACTCCAGCCAGCCACATCCCTCTGGATGACTATGTGAGCGTGGAGCAGGAGCAGGTCTACTGCTACAACGGTGGGCCGGCACCCTCCCCGCTGTGTGAAGACGACGCCCCCTACACCATTCTCAACTCCTTGGACACCTCTGAGCCCATCACCGCCGTGTTCATGGGCTTTCACACCACGGAGGACGACCGGAGTCGAGACTTCGAGGGGTCGCTGAAAGCCGAGCTGATTGTCATCAGTGATGACGCTGATGACAAAATGGACAAGAGGGCGAAGCAGGGGCAGCGCCtccagggggcagcagtgagCAGCTCAGTCAACGGAGGGGGGCGGACGCAGAAGGGGCCAAGTGTCAGGAAGATCCACAAGAAGCACAAAGCCTGTTGTTCAGTCTGTTGA